The Nicotiana tabacum cultivar K326 chromosome 14, ASM71507v2, whole genome shotgun sequence genome contains a region encoding:
- the LOC107799094 gene encoding F-box protein SKIP27 produces MALLNNCENLGLGIVRSTSFGRKRVTLSNTVDVDFISTTPTKRFCSRNSFSTNEKSGLESLPKDILIRIVCGVDHDDLKSLFHVSTAIREVTLIAKKMHFEFSTPRKTLPFRNAFDMEDSGNSDEVEPPNAPKLPKIARSRLSRKKLAEISVALFASDAEENWP; encoded by the exons atggcGTTGTTGAACAATTGTGAAAATTTGGGGTTAGGCATTGTGAGAAGTACCTCGTTTGGGCGAAAACGAGTCACTTTATCGAATACAGTAGACGTTGATTTCATCTCAACAACGCCTACAAAGAGATTCTGCAGTCGGAACTCATTTTCTACAAATGAGAAATCTGGTCTTGAATCCTTGCCTAAAGATATCTTG ATAAGGATAGTGTGTGGAGTTGATCATGATGATTTGAAGAGTCTATTTCATGTATCAACGGCAATTAGAGAAGTG ACTCTGATTGCGAAAAAAATGCATTTTGAGTTTAGTACACCGAGAAAGACTCTTCCTTTTCGGAATGCTTTTGATATGGAGGATTCGGGCAATTCCGATGAGGTAGAACCACCAAATGCTCCAAAGCTGCCGAAGATTGCAAGGTCTCGATTGAGTAGGAAGAAGTTGGCTGAGATCTCTGTAGCCTTGTTTGCCTCAGATGCCGAAGAAAATTGGCCATAG